A portion of the Lolium rigidum isolate FL_2022 chromosome 1, APGP_CSIRO_Lrig_0.1, whole genome shotgun sequence genome contains these proteins:
- the LOC124682166 gene encoding transcription factor MYB93-like: MGRSPGCDESGLLKKGPWTPEEDEKLLEFIQKNGHGSWRNLPRLAGLNRCGKSCRLRWTNYLRPDIKRGKFSQDEEQTILHLHSFLGNKWSAIATHLPGRTDNEIKNFWNTHLKKRLIQMGFDPMTHRPRTDFFDALPQLVALAALRGQLAAACSPQGTTLAGASTAAASASTAGDHQMSYTFSEAPVTVSDDLLLGCGAAGDYENYCHGGSLPPLADLSDAADGRCSATASSSFGGGVSSPLPWPEFFPDEDPFITDFL; encoded by the exons ATGGGGAGGTCTCCTGGCTGCGACGAGAGCGGCCTCCTCAAGAAGGGCCCTTGGACGCCCGAGGAGGACGAGAAACTTCTCGAGTTCATCCAGAAAAACGGCCATGGCAGCTGGAGGAACCTCCCGAGGCTTGCAG GGCTGAACAGATGTGGCAAGAGCTGCCGGCTGAGGTGGACCAACTACCTGAGGCCGGACATCAAGAGGGGCAAGTTCTCCCAGGACGAAGAGCAAACCATCCTCCACCTCCACTCCTTCCTCGGCAACAA GTGGTCGGCGATCGCTACGCACCTGCCGGGGCGGACGGACAACGAGATCAAGAACTTCTGGAACACGCACCTCAAGAAGCGGCTCATCCAGATGGGCTTCGACCCCATGACGCACCGCCCGCGGACCGACTTCTTCGACGCGCTGCCGCAGCTCGTCGCGCTCGCGGCGCTCCGGGGCCAGCT CGCCGCCGCATGCTCGCCGCAGGGGACGACGTTGGCCGGTGcttctactgctgctgcctcagCGTCAACGGCCGGCGATCACCAGATGTCGTACACGTTTTCCGAGGCGCCTGTCACCGTCAGCGATGACCTCCTCCTCGGCTGTGGCGCCGCCGGTGACTACGAGAATTATTGCCACGGTGGCTCGCTGCCTCCTCTCGCCGATCTCTCTGACGCCGCGGACGGCCGGTGCAGCGCGACGGCCTCGTCCAGCTTCGGTGGCGGCGTGAGCAGCCCCCTCCCCTGGCCGGAGTTCTTCCCAGACGAGGATCCCTTCATCACTGATTTCCTCTGA